The Aerosakkonema funiforme FACHB-1375 region CGCGGTACTTTGGATACTGCTGGTGTAAAAGACCGCAAGCAAGGGCGTTCTAAGTACGGCACAAAACGTCCCAAGGCAGCAGCAGGTAAGTAAAGAAGGTAGAGAAGATCGTTTTCACGCCTGCCCTGCTAAGTTTTTTATCCTAAGCGGTTGCAAAAGAGATATCTGTCCGATCGGACAAAATGGCGTACTCATTTCCATAAAGCTGAACGTCATAGGACAAAATGAGTACAAAAAATTAGCTCGCAAAAGTGTTGTATTATTGAACACCCAAGATAAAGAGCACAGCTTCAGTAACTTACCAGCTTGCCATAAAGTCGGAAAAGACTGGGTAAAATTTGTAACAGCAGGTAAAGTGGGGCGGGCAGAAAAATCTGACTGCCGTAGAGAAAAAGTGGAAATCGATCGCGTCCAAAGCATAAAGTTTAAAGTTTGATGAAGAAGGCTTAATATGTCTCGTCGTGCGCTCATTCAAAAACGTCCCGTACCGCCAGACGCCATGTATAACAGTCGCCTGGTCAGCATGATGATTCGGCGGGTAATGAGAAGTGGAAAAGAGTCGGTGGCATCGGGAATCGTGTATGATGCCCTTAAAATAATTCAGGAACGGACAGGAGGAGATCCGCTAGAAACATTTGAGCGGGCTGTCCGGAATGCCACACCTTTGGTAGAGGTAAAAGCTCGCCGCGTCGGTGGCGCTACCTACCAAGTGCCAATGGAAGTGCGTGCAGATCGCGGTGCAACTTTGGCGTTGCGCTGGTTAATTCAATTTTCCAGGTCGAGAGCCGGTCGGACAATGGCCAGCAAACTGGCAAACGAGTTAATGGATGCTGCCAACGAAACCGGCAGCGCTATTC contains the following coding sequences:
- the rpsG gene encoding 30S ribosomal protein S7 — encoded protein: MSRRALIQKRPVPPDAMYNSRLVSMMIRRVMRSGKESVASGIVYDALKIIQERTGGDPLETFERAVRNATPLVEVKARRVGGATYQVPMEVRADRGATLALRWLIQFSRSRAGRTMASKLANELMDAANETGSAIRKREETHRMAEANKAFAHYRY